TGCTCCCCTGCTCCCCTGCTCCCCTGCTTCCCGTCTTCCCCCTGCTCATCTTGCTGTAGTTGGGAAAGATACCTACGAGTTTCTGCTACTAAATGTTGTCTTTCTTCCAGTGCTAAATGTGGATAACTAGCAAATTGCACTGCTAGTCCTTGCCAACGGCGGCGTTCAGTTTGGGGTAAGCCTGTTGGGAACTTGCCCAAAGTCAGGCTTAAAAATTCACTGAAGCGATATTCTCTACCCACCAAATCTGTAAAGCCCCGTTCGGCTTCTATTGCCAAGGCTTTGTGCAATCGTATCCAATCTGGTTTTTCATTAGTCATTGGTCATTAGTCATTAGTCATTAGTCATTGGTCATTGGTGAGCCAGTGCGGTCTTCTCCCAAAGGGAGAGGCTAGCGCCAAGGGAGTTTCCCCCATGAGCAACTGGTGAACCCGAAGGGTCATTTGACTCTGGACAAATGACTAATCTTCAAACCAACTAGCACGCCATGCAGCTTCAGCTTCAGCGATCGCCTTTTCTCGATGTTTCTTTTGATACTCTCGTCCTAGCTTGTTTAGCTGAACTAAAATACTGCGGATTTGCCTGCGCTCAGATGAGAGTGTCACATCAGCAAATTCAATTTCTCCTAGCCGCAGGTTAATAGCCATAATTTGCGTCAGCCCAGAATCTTCTGACTGCTGCTCATTTTCAATTTCAATTACTAAGTTTAATAAGTTAGGTGGCCCTGGCATGACCTCAGCCGATGCTTCTGATGCAGCCGCAGCCGCTGCTGCTAAAATCGGTTCTGGTAATTTTTTAGGTAATACTCCAGATTTTTGTATTAAAACATTAGCATCATGCGATAGTTTTTTTAGTATATCTTGCGTTACTTCTTCTAAGTTCTGTTGCCATTTTACTAGTTCTATAGGATTAGAGGTGTCGGCGGTGAGAGACTGAGAATTCGAGGTGTACAGAAGTTCAGAAGATGTTACTTCCTTATTCTCCTCATCTTCATCTTCTTCATCTCCTTTATCTAACCCAACTTCCTGACTTTTAATAGAAGTGAGCAATTGTTCGGCTGCCACTTGCCCCAACTTGCGGATGGCTTGTTGCAATTGCTGGCGCTGATTTAATGACAAATGCAGAAAGTTTTCGGGATACCCCTGTGTACAAAGGTGATAACTCGCCAGAATCAACTGTTTCCGTACAGCTAGCCCCAAGGTGTTTAGATAACTAGCATAAGCAGTTTGTAGTTCTACTGCGATCGCCCGAATCGCTTCTTTTAATGCTGCAATATCCCGTTCAATTCGCTCGATTGCTCTTGCCATATCTTTTCATTCTTGTCCATGTGAACTATTACATAGTACAAATGTACGAATTTATTTTATAATAGCTTCCCAAAGAAGTTTAGATTTTAAATTAAATGCGATATTTCGCGTCTCTACTAAAAAAACACAGGTCAGGCTATTTGCTTGACCTGTTTGGTAAAGAGTCATTTGTCATTTGTCCTTTGTCATTTGTGAATGACCCTTCGGGTTCACCAGTTGCTCATGGGGGAAACCCCCTTGGCGCTAGCCTCTCCCTTTGGGAGAAGACCGCACTGGCTCACCAATGACCAATGACCAATAATATTACTTACCGCCCATTTGTGCAGCGACTTCATCAGCAAAGCTAATTTCTTGCTTCTCAATACCTTCGCCCAATATATAGCGGACAAAGCGAGTCACTTGAATCTCTTCGCCTAATTTCGTCTTCGCTTGCTTAAAGAGGTCTTCCACGGAAATACTCTGATCGCGGATGTAAGGCTGATCGATCAAAGTCAATTCTTTCAGGCGTTTTTCAATCCGTCCCTGAACAATCTTTTCTTTGATATTCTCTGGCTTGTTCGCCAAATCATCCTTGCCCATTTCAATGTCTTTTTCTTTTTGGGCAACTTCGGCGGGGATTTGGTCTACACTTACATACTCGACATTTGGACAAGCCGCAACTTGCATTGCAGTGTTCCGTGCCAAGCTTTGGAACTCTTGATTGGTAGCCACTGACTCACTTTGAGAACCTAGTTCTACTAATACACCAACTCGACCGCCAGTGTGAATGTAGCTGTCTACTACACCTTGCGTGCCTTCTGCTAGTGCAAAATTAACAAAGCGGCGCACTTGGATATTTTCACCGAGCGTAGCAATCGTTTGCTTGATGAATTCTTCTACAGTCCCGCCTGGACTATCAGCATACTGTTGAGCCAACAAAGACTCAACACTATCAGCTGCCGCTGCTTGCTTTGCCAGGTTCTTAACTAAAGCTTTAAAAGCTTCGTTACGAGCAACAAAGTCGGTTTGGCAGTTGACTTCAATGAGTACACCCACTTGGCCACCTGGCTGAATGTAAGTGTCTACTAGACCTTCTGCCGCAACGCGATCGCTTTTTGCCCCCGCTTTAGAGATGCCCTTTTTCCGTAGCCAGTCTGCGGCTTCTTCTACGTTACCTTCAGTCTCTATCAGCGCTTTTTTGCAGTCCATCATGCCGGCACCAGTTTTTTGGCGTAGCTCTTGGACGAGTTTTGCAGATATTTCCGCCATTTTGCCTCAATTCCTAACTTGACCTCGAGTTGTAATCACTCACCTAATTTAGTGCTGAGTGCTGAGTTTTGAGTGTTCAGTCATCAATTTTATTCTTCATTGACAAATCACAACTTAACAACTTCAAAAATCAAGACTCAACATTACTAAATTTGCTGAGTCTTTCTATCTTACTCAGCACGGGCTAAACCTTAGCTTTCCGCTAACAGCACTATTCTTCTGTTTCTTCGTCGGGAATTACGGCATCAGTATATTCGGTTTCTTCGTAGTCATCGTCATACTCACTACCGTCGTAATCTTCGTAATCATCTTCAGCATCTAGCTGACCGTGACGACCTTCATAAATGGCATCTGCCAATTTTCCGACTATCAGCTTAATTGATCTGATAGCATCGTCGTTTGCTGGGATGGGGATATCTACTACATCTGGATCGCAGTTTGTATCCAACATGGACACAATGGGAATATTCAGCTTTTGGCATTCTTGAACTGCGTTATATTCCCGTCGTTGGTCTACGATTACCACGATATCGGGCACTTTCCGCATTGTTTTAATGCCGCCTAAATATTTTTGAAGCTTCGTCATTTCCCGACGTAGCATTGAGGCTTCTTTTTTCGGTAATAAATCTAGTGCGCCAGTTTCCTCACGGCGTTCTAAATCTTTCAGGCGGTCAACCCGTGTTTTGATGGTTGCCCAGTTGGTCAACATTCCGCCCAACCAGCGTTGGTTAATGTAGTGGGAACCACAACGGCTAGCTTCTTGGGCAATAATTCCAGCTGCTTGGCGCTTGGTGCCGACAAAAAGAAATTTCTTCCCTTGTTCTGCGTGCGATCGCATGTAATTGTAGGCATTATCCATCAACTGGGCAGTTTGCACCAAGTCGATAATATGCACGCCATTGCGGGAAGTATAAATGTAAGGAGACATTTTTGGGTTCCAACGCCGGGTCTGATGCCCAAAGTGAACCCCTGACTCCATCATTTGAGCCAATGAAACTACTGGCATATATTTTTCAACTCCAATTCGGGTTAAACCTCCATCCAAGTGTATTTCCCAATCGGGAAACACCCGAATTCTTAGATGTGCGAGATTAGTTAACCATACTAGGTTAGCACATTCGCTAGAGTGTTTGCTAAGGGCGATAAAATAGCGCTGCCCATTCAACAATAGGAAGCGCTATGCTTTTATTTAACTCAGAAATTACGAATTAGTTAAACTAGCCCAAAAAACCTATCTACTAGCGTTCTTCCTCATCCTTGGACTTGGGTTTTTGTCGCCTTTGTTCTACCTGCTCGTCGATAGTTTCTCTCATTTTGCGATCGGCAGCGTCCATCGCAGAATACTTAAAACGGTTGATTATGCCACTGAAGAAGTTGCTAAAGAATCTTTCAATTTCCTGCATAATTTAATACCTCGGTATTTAAAGGTAAATTCTTGACTTTACATTGGTCTTGGAATTTCTATTGGAAGTTGTAAATAAAACGCTAACCTCTGAAAATCACTGTATAAAACAGTTTCCTCAATCAAATTAGTACTGTTGAGATTTCTGAGATTGAAACGTGGTATACCCCATATATTGTATTCTGTCTAAGGTAATAAATATAGCAAAGACATAGGTAACAAATTGTTTACTTGGGATTGGGCTGAGATATAAGCAAAACCTGGCAGATGATCTCGAAGGGCTTGATTTTCTGTTGTAAATTAATGGGTGAAAAATTCAGATATAGCAAATTACCAAACCCAGACAGGGTAAAGTTTTTCAAACCGTCTTGCAGTAAATTAAACGTATCTTAGTTTCATGGCCAGTTGAAAAGAGATCGCTAAATCTTCACGTCTTTATCATTAGATTTCCTGATGTCTAGCGATTCATGTCTCAAAGATGATGAAGTTCAAGGGTACTACCATGAAACTATTATTACTCAGTAAAAATGGATGCAACATCTACGGCGGATATAGCTACAGCAACTTCTGGACTTACACCCTGTATGTTACTGAATAGTATCAGGATCTACATTGAGCGATCGCAACCTCGCCTTTAACTGTTCTATCTGCAATTCTGCATGTTCTGCTCGTTGGCGTTCCTGTTCTACTAGTTCTTCTGCCTGCTGTCTTGCTAAAACTTCTTGTCGTAAAGCTTCTGCCAGTTCATTTGGAATCAGTAATTTTTCCCCTGTATCCTCTCGATAAAATCCAATTAGCCTTCCATCAACCACCAAGCGCAGTTGTAAGGGTTCACTGCGCCCATCTTGTATGGGTTCGTAAATTTCTCCCCGCAGGCGATAGCCACTTAGCTGTTGTTCCACCCACTCGCCTTTAGGGTCAAATAGCCAGTATTCCTTGACACCTAACTGCTCATAGAGGGTCTTTTTAAAGATTTCGTCTTGTCCCTTAGTCCCAAAGGATGTCATTTCAAAAATAACTGTGGGTACTTGACCCTCTTCCCAGATTTTATAGTTGTCCCGACCACCGGGTGCAACATCAAAAATCACCATCACGTCTGGGGCTACCCGCAACTTAGGAAAGCCTTGTGCATAGTAAAGAAATTGATTTCCCAATACTGTTGCCTGACGATTTGCCAAATACTGCTTCAGGACTTCTAAGGTAGTTAGTAAGGCATAAAGGTGGTCGTAAGTTTCTGCCACTGGTTGACCATCAGCACTGGGGTAGAATATTTCTGATTCGACACTAACAGGTAAAGTAGCCGTCATGGTTGTAAAATCAGTGCTACGAGATTATTGTAGAACAACTCTAGTTCTCCCTAACTTGGGATGTGCAAGCTTTTCAAAATATAACTAGATAACTCACAAAATCCTTCACCTTCGGCGGCATTGGTAATATAAGCAGGGTGATATTTCAACTGATTCATATATTCCAAAACGTTTGCCACGCCTACAGAAACAGGAAAATAACGCCGCTCAAATAAACTTTCGTCATTGGGACTATCGCCAACAGTGACAATTTGTTCTGGTGAGTACTGGGGCAAATATTCGCGCAATACCTGCAACAATCCCACAGCTTTATCTTGCCCTTGGGGTTTAATGTGACACTGCACGTTGCTATAGGTAAATCCCCAACCCATTTGTTGACAAAGACTATCTAGGGTTTGTAGTTCATCTTGATTCAAATCAGCTACATCAAAAGTCCAGTCAGTGACGCGAAAGCGATTATCAGCAGATTCTTGGATTTGAGGAAATTTAGTTTGTAAATTTTCAAAAGTCGTAGCCAAGTGCTGGCGATGTTTGGCTAAATCGGAAACAGGTGTTAATACTACTGGTTTGTGATTCCCAGGTGGAAAGTACAAACCACCATTTTCTGCGATCGCACCTGCCACTGGCATCAGGCTACTCAATCCACTCACCCACCCAGCAGAACGCCCTGTAACAATCAGCACCTTAATGTCAACTGCCGCTAAATCCTCTAAAGCTTGTAGCAGTGGGGTAGTAAATTTCCCTCGTCTAGTTAGAGTGCCATCCATGTCTGTGGCTATCAGACGAATATTGCTAAAGTTTGTAGATGAAACGTCAGACAGGGCAGGGATATTCTGGTGTCTGGACATACGTGGTTTGTAAAAAGCTGTTAAAAATATTAATGATACAGCAAGATGGCATTGAAGATTTGGGCATCCTAAACATCAGGAGTCAAGTTTTTCAGTTTCCAACCATGCCCACTTCGATGTTTCTTGCCCAAACCCAAGGAAAGCCTAAAAAGGCATCTCAGGAAGTGCCAGCAAGTAATCCTCAAATACCAACGTTATTGTTGGTAACTTCTGGAGGACTGGCTTTAGTGGTGATTGCTTTGATTGTATATAGTAAACTCCAGATGGATAAGCTGGAGAAAAAAATTAAGTTTGAACAATTTCGCGCACGAGAATTAGAGAAAAAGTTTAAGCTGGCGCTGGAAACAATTCGCAAAATGGAAACTAATCCCGATTTGGTAAACTCACGGGACTTTAACCTAGATTATCTACGAATGCGGATGTCAGAGGAGGTGTTTCATTTTGCAATCCTTAATCAAGTGAAGATTCAGATCAAAGAAAAAGTTACTCAAGCTCTGCGGCCAAATCAAGCACAACTTGGATCAGTCGGAATTGCTAATAGCGCTGGACGGCAAGTAGATGAAATTTTTGATGTAGAGTATGAGACTGGTAGCCCAGGGAACTCTGCCAAGCGAGTGCTGTTTCGCATTCAAATCCGATTAATGAAGTTACCGACGCAAGCAACTTCTGCGACTATTAGTCAAATTATTGACTGTATAGAAACTTACTTAAGCCCTATAGAAGACGAAGATAGTTGGCAACCAACAATTCAAGGTCGGATTGCTACTATGCATTGGGATCAAAAGGCTAAACCCACGCCTCTACTGGTGCTGGAGCAATCAAATGAAGGCGTGAATGTGACTTTTCGTACTAGTCGCCAACCAAATGCCCCAACTCCGCCAAACCAGCCTGGAATGAAAAAATCAGGCTCGGCTAGACAATAAATCATGGCTGTCATTGGTCATTAGTCATTGGTCATTCACAAAGGACAAATGGCTAAATGGGTGCATTTGAGGAATTACGGGTTAAAAGACCATCTTCCATTTCTACGATGCGATCGGCTATGTCTAAAATGCGGTTGTCGTGTGTCACTAATAAGATGGTGGTTCCCTGATTTTTGGCTAGACTCTGCATTATTTCCACAACATCGCGTCCTGATTGTTTGTCTAATGCTGCTGTTGGTTCATCTGCTAGCACCAGTGGCGGACGATTCACTAAGGCGCGAGCGATCGCAATTCTTTGTTTCTGTCCACCAGAAAGATTATCTGGGTAGTAGTCAACTCGTTCTTCTAAACCAACAGACCCCAGCATGGCTTTTGATTTAGCCATTGCTTCTGTTTGAGAAATATTATCATTCAACTCTACCGCCATTTGCACGTTTTGCTTCGCAGTCAAGAACCCTAGTAAATTGTGAGCTTGAAAAATATAACCAATGTTGCGTCGCATTTGTACCAGTTTGTTTTGACTGACACCAACGAGTTCTTCACCTAAAAATTTTAAACTTCCCTCTTGTACAGACCGCAAACCACCAATTAAGCTCAGTAATGTGGTTTTACCGGAACCTGATGGCCCGGTCATAATTACAATTTCACCAGGATAAATTTCTAGGTTGATGTCAAATAATATCTGTTTTCTCAATGCGCCTTTGCCATAGTAATGATTGAGATTCTTAATGGCAATTACAGGTTCTTTTTCTATCATGCTTCTGTTAGTTGTAAGTTAGATTTTTCAAAAATTAAGTTTTCTTAATTCTCAAGTATAAGTTCTATATTATTAATTGTTGATATTAATTAATATTGAATTAATTAAAAGATATCTGCTGGATCTGCGGAACGTAATTTCCGGACTGCGATCGCACCGGAAATAATACACATCAGCATAGTCAAAATCAAAACCATTACGGCACGATCAAAACTCATAAAAACTGGTAAAAGTGTTGCATCTCTAGCACTTTGATACATAAATAAAGCAAAAAATATTCCAGGGAAATATCCTAAAATAGCTAATAGCAAAGCCTCTTGAAGAATTACGGTTAATAAATAGTTTTGTGTATAGCCTATTGCTTTGAGAGTAGCATATTCAGCTAAGTGATCTGCAACTTCTGTATAAAGAATCTGATAAACAATGACAGTTCCTACAATGAAACCCATGACAGTCCCTAATGTGAAAATAAATCCAATAGCTGTACTGTTTGCCCAATAATTCCGCTCAAAATCAATAAATTCTTGCTTAGTTAAAACATTTACCTCTTTAGGTAAATACTGTCGTAGTTCTTGGGCAACAACTTGAGCATCTGCTCCCGGCTTTAATCTAATCAGCCCAATATCAATTAATCCTTTTTGACGATTACTAAATATTCGTAGAAAGTTAATATCACTCGTAATTAAATTACCATCTGCGCCGAATGATGCACCTAATGTAAATAGTCCCTCTACTTTAATCCGCCGCCTTCGTACTTCTGCTGTTACAGTCTTTCCTTGGCTATAACTAGCAGCTATAGGCCCATACTCTACCCGTGAAGAACGGTCAAATAAAACGACATCAGGGAGTTTAAGTTTATCTAAATTCTCCTGAACACCAGGTAAGTTAAGTATATTAGTTTCTGGGTTCATTCCAAAAATTAGAATACTACGAGGACGGCCTGTTATAGGATTTTTCCAGATTGTAAAGTCCAAATATATAGGATGTACTGATTGTACTGCGGGTAACTCTAAAGCTTTATATAAACGTCTTTGAGAAAAGCTCCTCATTGCTAAAACAGCACTAGATTGACTATTAATTAAGACAATATCACCTTGCAAGCTGTTATGAAATCTAACGTTACTATAATATAAGGCATCCCGAAAGCCGAGTTGCATAAACATTAAAATATCAGCAAAAGAAATTCCTGCTAAAGCCACAGCTAGGCGAGTTTTTTCCCTTGTCAGTTGTAGCCACGACAGAGGTATTTTTTGATTCATTTTATAGGTATCCAAGCACAGCTATTATTTACAGCAGAATTCAGAATTTAGTAGTCATAAACCAGATGTAGCAGGTTTTAATATCTGGCTTTGAAGTTTAGGTTGTCTACCTCACTTAATTAAAAACTGCTGTAATTTATCAAGCATTGTTTATAGAATGTTTGAAGTTGATGAAACAGCCTATCTAAGAACATCTCCAATTCAAAGTATCAAATTACAAATTGAGATTACTGCTCATCCATAACTTAACTAGTTATTAATTTCAACAACAACTTTAGCGTAAGTTAAACCAGAAACCTTTTGGCTATCTTCTGGAGGCAAAGCAATTTTAACTTCTACGACTCTGGCATCCACATCTGCTGCTGGATCTGTATTTAGCACGTCCTTTTTACCAATTTTTCTGCCAATTTCAGTGACAGTTCCCTTCAATTCGCCGCTAAATGCTCCATTATCGCTGCTGATAGTGGCGTTTTGACCAATTTGCACTTTACCAATGCTGTCTTCGGCTACTTCAGCAATCACATACATTTGGCTAGTTTGGCCAATTTCAGCAATACCATTTGCACCTATGGCTTCACCTGACTTGGTATAAACTTTTAAAATCTCTCCAGCAATTGGTGCTTGAACGTAGCTTAACCTTAGTTGTGCTTCGGCTTTTCTGACATTTGCGATCGCATTACTAACTTGAGCTTGCGCTACTTGCACATCGGTAGGACTAACATCTAAAATTCTGCTTAGTTTGGCCTTTTCTTCCTCAATTTGTCTTTGCAAAGTTGCTAAAGTTTTGTCACGGTTAACTTTCGCTTCGATTAGCTGCTGTTGCAATGTTGCTAAATTTTGTATTTGGTTAGCTCTAGCCTCGGCAAGTTGCTGTCGTATGGTTGCTAACGTCTGCTTTAGGGTAGCTTGGCTTTCGGCCACCTGTTGATTAGAAGTTACTGCACTCAAGCGTCTGCGATCGCGCTCTTGCTGAGAAATCGCACCTTCTCGGTATAAAAAATCATAGCGTCCGGCATCGACTTGGGCATTGCGCTGTTCGGCTCGGATACGTGTAAGCGTTGCTCTGAGAGCTTCTCTTTGCCCACTGAGTTCAGCTTCTAAACGATTCACAGTTGCTTGCTGAACAAGTTTATCCCCACTTAATTGAGCTGCAATCCGGGCGATCGTTGCTTGTTGAGCATCCCTTTCCCCAACAAACTGCGCTTGTAAGCGAGCAACAACTGCTCTTTGAGCTTGAATATCTCTTGGAGATCCAGCCCTAACTTGCGCTAAATTCGCACGGGCTTCTTGCACTTTGGCTTTAGCCTCTTCTAGTCCAGCTATTTGGGTATCGCGGTTGTCCAAAATTGCCAAAATTTGGCCTTGCTTTACTTGTTCACCCTCTCTCACCAGAAGTTGCTGAATTCGTGACGATGGCGCTAATCCTGATGATGGGGCGGACAATTTAACAACTTCGCCTCGTGGTTCCAAACGCCCTACAGCACTAATGCTATTGGTAGATGGCATTACGGGTACAGATGTAGTGAGTTTTCTCAGCTGCTCGATTTTGGCTGTACCTAGTATCCCAGCCGCGATTACTATAGGCACAGCTACAGCGATACCCCACCAAATCTTAGGTTGTTCTTGATTAAGTGCCTGCTCACTTGGCTTTGGCTTTTCAGTCACCCTTGACATAGTATGTTGCCCGTTTACCTGAATTGTGCTGATGGAAGTAAAAATAAAAGGGTTTTTAATCAACAGCCAGCTGCTTAGGACAAACAACAGTGCTTTAAAGCTGGGTATGGCTTAAAATCCATTGCGTGATGAACGCTCAACACTATGGTTTTGCAAAATGGTGTTTTCTAATAGCGATGTCTGACGATAAGACGCTGACGCTCCTTCTCTGCGAGACGCTACGCGAACGTCGCTACCGCTTCGCTAATGCGTCTACGCTTGTACCCTACAGGTAGCAATACTTGTCGGGTTTTGGGGCAAAGGGACTTTATATATCGAGCCTTCCACTCCTTTTTCCTTTAACAAAGCAGCATTGCTACGGGTAGCCGCTATGCGTCTATGTATGCAATACATTGACCTCACTTCCATTCCTCTTGCCTTTTAGGAGAGAAGAATGGAAGCTTGCTTACTTACTTGGGGTTAGGTCTGTATTGAAACCGAGAAGCGCTATAGTAGCTGGCTATTCAATAACTCTGAGTATTATTGAGACATGAGTGTAATGGAAATTAGCAGAATCAAATCTAGATATAGAGACGCGATATATCATGTCTCTACACAAAATCCCAAAATGGTATGATGCGATACTGTACTGCTACATCAACTACGGCTACAGTTGTCACAAAATTGACAAAAATAGACTGTTGCCTTGTTTGGATACAATCTTGCTACAAAAGTTAGTCTTTCTTAAGTGAATGAATGATTAACTAACTAAAAAATATCTATCAACTTGAGCATTCCTAACATCAGAGTTTCCTTAACTTTCTGGTCAATGAGTTAGCTGTCTCTAGTTGCTTGCACCTGCCAAGACAACCAACCATTTTGTGATATTTGCTTCAAAGACCTGACTACTCTCCCTGTTGGCGTTTTGAGACTCCATTAAACTCTCGTTGAATGAATTCTACATTTATCTGTGACGCGAAAACGTAACAGAGCCTACAGATGGGGAGATGGGGGAATGATTAAGTTGGAAGGTCGAATAAAACTGTGGTCATATAATTTTCTGCCCAAACTGGACCAAAGGCTTTTTCTAGTACGCGGCGGGTTTTATCGTTTTGCTGCTGTTTAGTACAGTAGTTGTGTTGTCCAGCGAGATTTTGTGTAACTTGTTCGACTGAAACAGGATGTGAAGCGATCGCTTGCATACAATGAATGTCTAAAAATTCTCGCACACGCGACAGAAACATTGCTTCTTCTTCTGGGGAACCGGGACGCACAAAGATGCAAAAATCCGAAAAAATATTTCCCCATTCTGGTAATTCACGGGGTTGGGAAAAGTTAAGCACTGGTAGCTGTGCCAGTGCAGTAGTATAAGATTCTGGTAAGGTGCGCTCTAATTGGATAGGGGAAAGATCTGCGATCGCTGCACTAATTTGACCTCTACCCCCAACTAAATCACAACCAAACATCGGCAGGTTGTATTGGGGACGGGGAAACATGACGCAGTGCAAAATATCCAGCATATTTCCGATGTTTGCCAGTTCCAAGTGCATTTTGCGAAACTGGGGCGTTTGATAGCACCGATTTTCAATCGTCAGTTTTTCGCCTTCTAGTCTACCTTCCACATACCCCAACTCATCAGGCAAATGGTAGGGCGATAGATCCAGGTGCTGATGCCAAGCTGCCTCAATACAATCAGCTAGCTGACGAATTAGGGGATGTTGTTGCTCACGCAGCGAGGGCATAGAAGTAAATGACATAAGCTAGTTGGGAATGCGAATCTAATGCCCAGTCTACAACCTGTCGTGCCACACCTGTGTGGTCTGCAATATAAGCAAACAGTTCCACACAGCCAACGTAAAGTTATACGACAGATGCTTTTCACAAAGATTATTTATTTTGTAGTCTAGGTTACAGAAATAATTTTAGATTAGCCCATTTGTGAAGGCTAATAGAAAGCTATGAAACTAGATTCTCGTAGACCAGATTTTGCTGTGCAACCAAGAAGGCAGAATCTGGAGGATTTAAATTGGGTAAAACTTTTGCAACTTCCTAACCCCTTTAGTTTTGACGAAGCACTTTTATTATGTCCGGTTTCAGCAGATGAGTGGCTAGCCTGGATTCCAGATCATGGGGAGGCGATACTCAATATTAGACATTTTTGCTACTAAGTATTTTTAGACAGGTTTACTATTTGATGTTTGAAAATATACGTAGGGTGTGTTGGTGACAGCGTAACGCACCATTTATAAACGTAAGTTCGATAAACTTCTTCCTGCCTTGAATTTGTGTTCAAATCTGTCCCTCTTCGACTCGGAGAGAGACAGTTCTGCATAGTAAAACCAGGGAGAGGTTTCAATATTTAAGGTAATTATGCGGTTAGTAAATGAGCCGTCGAACTCACGTTTTATAAGAATTTGGTGCGTTCCGACGTTCCGTCTAACACACCCTAAAATACCTAAATTTTT
The Nostoc punctiforme PCC 73102 genome window above contains:
- the tsf gene encoding translation elongation factor Ts codes for the protein MAEISAKLVQELRQKTGAGMMDCKKALIETEGNVEEAADWLRKKGISKAGAKSDRVAAEGLVDTYIQPGGQVGVLIEVNCQTDFVARNEAFKALVKNLAKQAAAADSVESLLAQQYADSPGGTVEEFIKQTIATLGENIQVRRFVNFALAEGTQGVVDSYIHTGGRVGVLVELGSQSESVATNQEFQSLARNTAMQVAACPNVEYVSVDQIPAEVAQKEKDIEMGKDDLANKPENIKEKIVQGRIEKRLKELTLIDQPYIRDQSISVEDLFKQAKTKLGEEIQVTRFVRYILGEGIEKQEISFADEVAAQMGGK
- the rpsB gene encoding 30S ribosomal protein S2 translates to MPVVSLAQMMESGVHFGHQTRRWNPKMSPYIYTSRNGVHIIDLVQTAQLMDNAYNYMRSHAEQGKKFLFVGTKRQAAGIIAQEASRCGSHYINQRWLGGMLTNWATIKTRVDRLKDLERREETGALDLLPKKEASMLRREMTKLQKYLGGIKTMRKVPDIVVIVDQRREYNAVQECQKLNIPIVSMLDTNCDPDVVDIPIPANDDAIRSIKLIVGKLADAIYEGRHGQLDAEDDYEDYDGSEYDDDYEETEYTDAVIPDEETEE
- a CDS encoding Uma2 family endonuclease translates to MTATLPVSVESEIFYPSADGQPVAETYDHLYALLTTLEVLKQYLANRQATVLGNQFLYYAQGFPKLRVAPDVMVIFDVAPGGRDNYKIWEEGQVPTVIFEMTSFGTKGQDEIFKKTLYEQLGVKEYWLFDPKGEWVEQQLSGYRLRGEIYEPIQDGRSEPLQLRLVVDGRLIGFYREDTGEKLLIPNELAEALRQEVLARQQAEELVEQERQRAEHAELQIEQLKARLRSLNVDPDTIQ
- a CDS encoding HAD-IIB family hydrolase, which gives rise to MSRHQNIPALSDVSSTNFSNIRLIATDMDGTLTRRGKFTTPLLQALEDLAAVDIKVLIVTGRSAGWVSGLSSLMPVAGAIAENGGLYFPPGNHKPVVLTPVSDLAKHRQHLATTFENLQTKFPQIQESADNRFRVTDWTFDVADLNQDELQTLDSLCQQMGWGFTYSNVQCHIKPQGQDKAVGLLQVLREYLPQYSPEQIVTVGDSPNDESLFERRYFPVSVGVANVLEYMNQLKYHPAYITNAAEGEGFCELSSYILKSLHIPS
- a CDS encoding DevA family ABC transporter ATP-binding protein, which codes for MIEKEPVIAIKNLNHYYGKGALRKQILFDINLEIYPGEIVIMTGPSGSGKTTLLSLIGGLRSVQEGSLKFLGEELVGVSQNKLVQMRRNIGYIFQAHNLLGFLTAKQNVQMAVELNDNISQTEAMAKSKAMLGSVGLEERVDYYPDNLSGGQKQRIAIARALVNRPPLVLADEPTAALDKQSGRDVVEIMQSLAKNQGTTILLVTHDNRILDIADRIVEMEDGLLTRNSSNAPI
- the devC gene encoding ABC transporter permease DevC, whose amino-acid sequence is MNQKIPLSWLQLTREKTRLAVALAGISFADILMFMQLGFRDALYYSNVRFHNSLQGDIVLINSQSSAVLAMRSFSQRRLYKALELPAVQSVHPIYLDFTIWKNPITGRPRSILIFGMNPETNILNLPGVQENLDKLKLPDVVLFDRSSRVEYGPIAASYSQGKTVTAEVRRRRIKVEGLFTLGASFGADGNLITSDINFLRIFSNRQKGLIDIGLIRLKPGADAQVVAQELRQYLPKEVNVLTKQEFIDFERNYWANSTAIGFIFTLGTVMGFIVGTVIVYQILYTEVADHLAEYATLKAIGYTQNYLLTVILQEALLLAILGYFPGIFFALFMYQSARDATLLPVFMSFDRAVMVLILTMLMCIISGAIAVRKLRSADPADIF
- a CDS encoding HlyD family efflux transporter periplasmic adaptor subunit, whose amino-acid sequence is MSRVTEKPKPSEQALNQEQPKIWWGIAVAVPIVIAAGILGTAKIEQLRKLTTSVPVMPSTNSISAVGRLEPRGEVVKLSAPSSGLAPSSRIQQLLVREGEQVKQGQILAILDNRDTQIAGLEEAKAKVQEARANLAQVRAGSPRDIQAQRAVVARLQAQFVGERDAQQATIARIAAQLSGDKLVQQATVNRLEAELSGQREALRATLTRIRAEQRNAQVDAGRYDFLYREGAISQQERDRRRLSAVTSNQQVAESQATLKQTLATIRQQLAEARANQIQNLATLQQQLIEAKVNRDKTLATLQRQIEEEKAKLSRILDVSPTDVQVAQAQVSNAIANVRKAEAQLRLSYVQAPIAGEILKVYTKSGEAIGANGIAEIGQTSQMYVIAEVAEDSIGKVQIGQNATISSDNGAFSGELKGTVTEIGRKIGKKDVLNTDPAADVDARVVEVKIALPPEDSQKVSGLTYAKVVVEINN
- a CDS encoding phycocyanobilin:ferredoxin oxidoreductase, whose translation is MSFTSMPSLREQQHPLIRQLADCIEAAWHQHLDLSPYHLPDELGYVEGRLEGEKLTIENRCYQTPQFRKMHLELANIGNMLDILHCVMFPRPQYNLPMFGCDLVGGRGQISAAIADLSPIQLERTLPESYTTALAQLPVLNFSQPRELPEWGNIFSDFCIFVRPGSPEEEAMFLSRVREFLDIHCMQAIASHPVSVEQVTQNLAGQHNYCTKQQQNDKTRRVLEKAFGPVWAENYMTTVLFDLPT